Proteins from a single region of Pseudopedobacter saltans DSM 12145:
- a CDS encoding type I restriction endonuclease subunit R, whose translation MSTNTKEIGFEIHFTNYLTDTTHGNGYTLRHRTNFDKEYLVDQELLFQFLEATQPKAVAALEKSTGGDYKRTMLKEINRTLSQIRFARGMAVGGIINLLRKELVVNNIKFRLFYDKPNQTLNQELVALYQQNIFSVMRQVPYSKLNNNTLDMVVFINGLPIISFELKNEFTHQTVKDAIKQYKQDRDPKEPLFKLGRMLVHFAVDTELVYMTTHLKGESSYFLPFNKGNNNGAGNPENGGIKVDYLWKDILRKDTLTEIIQNYVQLFEEEGEKINKDGTFEKTKSQKLIFPRFHQLDAVRELLADAKQNGTGQKYLIQHSAGSGKSNSISWLAHQLASLYNTDNKNVFDSIIIVTDRKVLDSQIQKNVLQFEKTKGLVEPITDGSRQLKEALKDGKKIIISTIQKFPVIAAEMGELATNNFAIIIDEAHSSTSGNTLRKLNEALYKELTEETDEDEQTVEDDNAESNDALLQMIAKSRKLLDNASYFAFTATPKNKTLQLFGKPYEVGDQTKYEAFHLYSMKQAIEERFIEDVLKSYTTYNSFYSLYKKAEDDPKFDKQRAQKKLKQYVESHPASIDKKTKIIINHFIENVIHQRKINGLAKAMVVTSSRKNAVLYKHAFDKYLAENNLPFKSIVAFSGDIDGETEASLNHFSSGLIADEFKKPEYRFLIVASKFQTGFDQPLLHTMYVDKKLGGVNAVQTLSRLNRTTAGKDDTFVLDFANTVEEIENSFKPFYETTILADKTDHHKLFDLQSILDTYQIYEQEDVYAFTSAIIKNKPLDTVHGLLNKAVKEFNEVLSEEEQEDFRVKCKSFVRLYVFLSQIVPFESGYLESLYVYLNHLQNKIQRPVGEDLSKGVLDSIDMDSVKYRLLQTDRIYLQQGDELKPIPTEVKGGVLEPELEYLSEIVSEFNTRFGTEFTNEDKVRKLADELVKDVAQDQAFIDAYSYSDEQNAKITFDTILQQKLMEHIDSNFEVFKEFNDNPEFRSFFANTLYKMMANSFQNFNTQR comes from the coding sequence ATGAGCACCAATACCAAAGAAATAGGATTTGAAATACATTTTACCAATTACTTAACCGATACCACACACGGCAACGGCTACACCTTACGCCACCGTACCAATTTTGATAAAGAGTATTTGGTCGATCAAGAATTGTTGTTTCAGTTCTTAGAAGCTACACAGCCCAAAGCAGTGGCCGCCTTAGAAAAATCTACAGGAGGCGACTATAAACGTACCATGCTAAAGGAAATCAACCGTACTTTGTCGCAAATTCGCTTTGCTCGGGGTATGGCTGTGGGCGGTATCATCAACCTATTGCGTAAAGAATTGGTGGTCAATAACATTAAGTTTCGTTTGTTTTACGACAAACCCAACCAAACGCTGAATCAAGAATTGGTGGCTTTATACCAACAGAATATTTTCTCGGTAATGCGTCAGGTACCATATTCTAAGTTAAACAACAATACCTTGGATATGGTGGTGTTCATCAACGGTTTACCAATCATCTCCTTCGAACTTAAAAATGAGTTTACCCACCAAACCGTTAAGGATGCCATAAAGCAGTACAAACAAGATCGTGATCCCAAAGAGCCATTGTTCAAACTAGGGCGTATGTTGGTGCATTTTGCGGTAGATACCGAATTGGTGTATATGACCACGCATCTCAAAGGCGAAAGTTCGTATTTCTTACCTTTCAACAAAGGCAACAACAACGGTGCGGGCAATCCAGAGAACGGAGGCATTAAGGTAGATTATCTTTGGAAAGACATCTTGCGAAAAGATACCTTAACAGAGATTATCCAAAACTATGTGCAGTTGTTTGAAGAAGAGGGCGAAAAAATTAACAAAGACGGTACGTTTGAGAAGACGAAATCACAAAAATTAATTTTCCCACGTTTCCATCAGCTCGACGCTGTTCGAGAATTATTAGCCGATGCTAAACAAAACGGTACGGGGCAAAAATACCTAATCCAACATTCGGCAGGATCGGGCAAATCCAATTCTATTTCCTGGTTAGCACATCAGTTGGCTTCATTATACAATACCGATAATAAAAATGTGTTTGATAGCATTATTATCGTTACCGATAGAAAAGTATTAGACAGCCAAATCCAAAAAAACGTTTTACAATTCGAGAAAACAAAAGGTTTGGTAGAGCCTATTACCGATGGTTCTCGTCAGTTAAAGGAAGCCTTGAAAGATGGGAAGAAAATAATCATTTCTACCATTCAAAAATTCCCTGTTATCGCAGCAGAAATGGGCGAGTTGGCAACCAATAATTTTGCCATCATCATAGACGAAGCCCACAGCAGTACCAGCGGTAATACTTTGCGTAAGCTAAACGAGGCTTTATACAAAGAGTTAACGGAAGAAACAGACGAAGACGAACAAACAGTAGAAGATGACAATGCCGAAAGCAACGATGCTTTATTGCAAATGATTGCCAAATCGCGTAAGCTCTTGGATAATGCCAGCTATTTTGCTTTTACGGCTACACCTAAAAATAAAACTTTACAATTATTTGGTAAACCTTATGAAGTAGGCGACCAAACCAAATACGAAGCGTTTCATTTGTATTCGATGAAACAAGCCATCGAAGAGCGTTTTATCGAAGATGTACTAAAAAGCTATACCACCTATAACAGTTTCTACAGCTTGTACAAGAAAGCAGAAGATGATCCTAAATTCGATAAACAAAGAGCGCAGAAAAAATTAAAACAATACGTAGAAAGCCACCCAGCTTCCATTGATAAAAAAACGAAAATTATCATCAATCATTTCATAGAAAATGTCATCCATCAACGTAAAATCAATGGTTTGGCTAAAGCAATGGTGGTAACTTCTAGCCGGAAAAATGCTGTTCTTTATAAACACGCATTCGATAAGTATTTGGCGGAAAATAATTTGCCGTTCAAATCTATTGTGGCATTTTCTGGCGATATAGATGGCGAAACAGAAGCATCATTAAATCATTTTTCCAGTGGCTTAATCGCAGACGAGTTCAAGAAACCCGAATACCGTTTCTTAATCGTGGCAAGCAAGTTCCAAACGGGCTTCGACCAACCTTTATTGCATACCATGTATGTCGATAAAAAGTTGGGCGGTGTTAATGCGGTGCAAACATTATCACGTCTCAACAGAACCACAGCGGGTAAAGACGATACGTTTGTATTAGACTTTGCCAACACCGTAGAGGAAATCGAAAATTCATTTAAGCCATTCTACGAAACAACCATTTTAGCAGATAAAACAGATCATCATAAGTTGTTCGACTTGCAATCGATCTTAGATACCTACCAAATCTATGAGCAAGAAGATGTGTATGCATTTACATCTGCGATTATTAAGAATAAACCATTAGATACCGTTCATGGCTTATTAAACAAAGCGGTGAAGGAATTTAATGAGGTGTTGTCTGAAGAGGAGCAAGAGGATTTTAGAGTGAAATGCAAGTCGTTTGTGCGTTTGTACGTATTCCTTTCTCAAATTGTACCCTTTGAAAGTGGATATCTAGAAAGTTTGTATGTGTACTTAAACCACCTGCAAAACAAAATTCAACGTCCTGTAGGCGAAGATTTATCCAAAGGTGTTCTGGATAGCATAGATATGGATAGCGTGAAATACCGCTTATTACAAACAGATCGTATCTACCTACAACAAGGCGACGAATTAAAACCGATTCCAACAGAAGTAAAAGGAGGCGTGTTAGAACCTGAGTTAGAATACCTTTCAGAGATTGTGTCAGAATTCAATACACGCTTTGGTACCGAATTTACCAACGAAGACAAAGTACGTAAATTAGCAGACGAACTCGTAAAAGATGTAGCGCAAGACCAAGCGTTTATTGATGCATACAGTTATTCAGACGAACAAAATGCCAAGATTACGTTCGATACCATTTTACAACAAAAACTAATGGAACACATCGACTCTAATTTTGAAGTGTTTAAAGAATTTAACGACAACCCAGAGTTCCGCTCATTCTTTGCCAATACACTCTATAAAATGATGGCAAATTCGTTTCAAAACTTCAATACCCAACGATAA
- a CDS encoding Pycsar system effector family protein: MDYVKKIETLKHSIDRYDHYYDSINNKANLFLTLNTFLLGGIITGYYSIKTTIDGRFDIMFFVSIALISCFASIFYTLWSIIPYLNKQSDSINGSQLSFGNVANVSLTSFKQMFDSVTEEKLYEDYLEQAHLLAKGLQIKFCRLRTATYLLGICFGCIIIIGIKILT, encoded by the coding sequence ATGGATTACGTTAAAAAAATTGAAACATTAAAACATAGTATTGATCGATACGACCATTACTACGATAGTATTAATAATAAAGCTAACTTATTTTTGACCTTAAATACTTTTTTACTAGGCGGAATTATAACAGGTTATTATAGTATTAAAACTACTATTGATGGTAGGTTTGATATTATGTTTTTTGTTTCTATTGCGCTAATAAGCTGTTTTGCTAGCATTTTCTACACATTGTGGTCTATAATACCCTATTTGAACAAACAATCTGATAGTATCAACGGCTCTCAACTAAGTTTTGGGAATGTTGCCAATGTCTCGTTGACAAGCTTTAAGCAGATGTTTGACTCCGTGACCGAAGAAAAGCTGTATGAAGATTATTTAGAGCAAGCACACTTATTAGCTAAAGGATTGCAGATTAAATTCTGCAGATTAAGAACAGCAACCTACCTACTGGGTATTTGCTTTGGTTGTATTATAATTATTGGAATTAAAATTTTAACATAA
- a CDS encoding SEC-C metal-binding domain-containing protein produces the protein MLNNTSLTLNRGFKIRNFEEDKIAILKSNPGLHFVIQNDGTYIFSGNYYLKNDEGKLIKSFNVKITPLKNYPNSVPIVYSTGDEIEKIDDYHISKEGIICFDHTYTLNKLASGGLRLYDFIEFYFPKYFSWVLLKQCEKAENLKEWAHQDNGTIQYFQEILRISDIDKICDFLDCYLKVSKPSRNEKCYCGSGIKLKNCHLDAVNILRATSKKELQNDYHKIKKVK, from the coding sequence ATGTTGAACAATACAAGCCTTACCTTAAATAGAGGTTTTAAAATAAGGAACTTTGAGGAAGATAAGATTGCCATTTTAAAGAGTAACCCTGGACTGCATTTTGTAATTCAAAATGATGGAACATATATTTTTAGTGGCAATTATTATCTAAAGAACGATGAAGGGAAATTGATAAAGTCATTCAATGTCAAAATTACACCTCTAAAAAATTATCCTAATAGTGTACCCATAGTTTATTCGACTGGTGATGAAATAGAAAAAATAGATGATTATCATATAAGTAAAGAAGGAATTATCTGTTTCGATCATACTTACACTCTTAACAAACTTGCATCAGGAGGACTAAGGTTATACGATTTCATCGAATTTTATTTTCCAAAATACTTTTCTTGGGTATTGCTTAAGCAATGTGAAAAGGCAGAGAACTTAAAAGAATGGGCGCATCAAGACAATGGTACAATTCAATATTTTCAGGAAATATTAAGAATTAGTGACATTGATAAAATCTGTGATTTTTTAGATTGTTATTTAAAAGTATCGAAACCATCCAGAAATGAAAAATGCTATTGCGGTTCAGGAATTAAACTAAAAAATTGTCACCTTGACGCTGTTAACATTCTTCGAGCAACTTCGAAAAAAGAACTTCAAAATGATTATCATAAAATTAAAAAGGTCAAATAG
- a CDS encoding restriction endonuclease subunit S domain-containing protein: MNNNTIKYNTVSFDLPENWRMQRLKNLCTEKNTYGVNIPNSKYEESGVRFLRTTDIDENGNIGEGGIFIAKKNVPEGYFLNKGDVLFSRSGTIGRCYFHKNEEEYTYAGFLVKFKPKNIDISKWLYYFSFSKYFKYQLSTEAIESTIFNFNGNKYSVLKVAIPNEIETVRKINNFLDKKCEQINQFIADKKQLINLLKEQRQSVINSHVNKSEDEDSINWVTHKLKHISDIKFSNVDKLTHKGEVKVKLCNYVDVYKNDYITNNIEFMLATATLEEIEKFKVFKGDIIITKDSESANDIGIPAFVSENIDNLVCAYHLAMIRANQEIILDEFLFRKIESKEVNSQFEVNATGVTRVGLSIADISNVLISYPKDINIQKDIIAKIKSETKTIDETIFKTEEELRLVAEYKEALISNAVTGQLSIA, translated from the coding sequence ATGAACAATAACACAATTAAATATAATACTGTAAGTTTTGATTTGCCTGAAAATTGGAGAATGCAAAGATTAAAAAACTTATGTACTGAAAAGAATACGTATGGAGTTAATATACCCAATTCTAAATATGAAGAATCTGGTGTTAGATTTTTACGTACAACAGATATTGATGAAAATGGGAATATTGGTGAAGGAGGAATTTTTATTGCAAAAAAGAATGTTCCAGAAGGTTACTTTTTGAATAAAGGCGATGTTTTATTCTCAAGAAGTGGAACAATAGGTCGTTGTTACTTCCATAAAAATGAAGAAGAATATACTTATGCAGGTTTTCTTGTAAAGTTTAAGCCTAAGAATATAGATATTTCAAAATGGCTTTATTATTTTTCATTCTCAAAATATTTCAAATATCAACTAAGTACTGAAGCAATAGAGAGTACAATATTTAACTTCAATGGAAATAAATATTCTGTTTTAAAAGTTGCTATTCCTAACGAAATAGAAACAGTAAGGAAAATTAATAATTTCCTCGACAAAAAGTGCGAGCAAATCAACCAATTCATCGCAGATAAAAAACAACTCATCAACCTACTTAAAGAACAAAGACAGAGTGTGATAAACTCTCATGTAAATAAGTCAGAAGATGAGGATAGTATTAATTGGGTGACGCATAAACTAAAACATATTTCAGATATTAAATTTAGTAATGTCGATAAATTAACGCATAAAGGAGAAGTTAAAGTAAAGCTTTGCAATTATGTTGATGTTTATAAGAATGACTACATCACAAATAATATTGAATTTATGCTAGCTACTGCAACATTAGAAGAAATTGAAAAATTCAAAGTGTTTAAAGGTGATATTATTATAACTAAAGATAGTGAATCAGCTAACGACATCGGAATTCCAGCTTTTGTATCAGAAAATATTGACAATCTTGTATGTGCCTACCATTTAGCAATGATTAGAGCAAATCAAGAAATTATATTGGATGAATTTTTATTTAGAAAAATTGAATCTAAAGAAGTAAATAGTCAATTTGAAGTTAATGCAACTGGTGTAACTCGTGTAGGATTAAGTATTGCCGATATATCGAATGTTTTAATTTCATATCCAAAAGATATTAATATCCAAAAGGACATCATCGCAAAAATTAAATCTGAAACCAAAACCATAGACGAAACCATTTTTAAAACCGAAGAAGAATTACGCTTAGTAGCCGAGTACAAAGAGGCTTTAATCAGCAATGCCGTTACGGGTCAATTGTCCATAGCGTAA
- a CDS encoding adenylate/guanylate cyclase domain-containing protein, with amino-acid sequence MNQKLYKNYADDIAQYLRQGKKNDINKSFSTGQLNEGKSSNIELRWLDRTKNEADFLSLSALDTVTSYDTKYHEKLGAHPSFNHLKGTKKVEHHYIVSMFIDVRNSTGLFKKYTPEVVANICRTIQLAAIHTCWYFDGYIHRLQGDGLMVYFGGKGTAKQKAIDNALLAASFVNYFVKNDLKNLFDEQGVNRIYTRIGIDFGDDEDTIWHDTGAGECSEVTTTSLHTSLASKLQSQAESNGIVVGHHVYQLKLTHEDYFKYKKYKKDGVEKDYIYEIPDEGFRYKQYDFNWERYLKNHPLITTDEEGNLILSGNPKHNSTHINTFIPQLEKNVEQYKPYLK; translated from the coding sequence ATGAATCAAAAACTCTACAAAAACTATGCTGATGATATCGCTCAATATTTGAGACAGGGTAAAAAAAACGATATCAACAAATCATTTAGTACAGGTCAACTAAATGAAGGTAAATCGTCTAATATTGAATTAAGATGGTTAGACAGAACCAAAAATGAAGCAGATTTCCTAAGCTTAAGTGCTTTAGACACAGTTACATCATATGATACAAAATATCACGAAAAACTAGGTGCGCATCCAAGCTTTAACCATCTAAAAGGAACCAAAAAAGTAGAACATCACTATATTGTATCGATGTTTATTGATGTTCGAAATTCAACAGGACTATTTAAAAAATATACTCCTGAAGTTGTAGCTAATATTTGTAGAACGATACAATTAGCAGCTATTCATACTTGTTGGTACTTTGATGGGTATATTCATCGCTTACAAGGGGATGGATTAATGGTCTATTTTGGAGGAAAAGGAACAGCCAAGCAAAAGGCAATTGACAACGCATTATTAGCTGCCTCTTTCGTAAATTATTTCGTTAAAAATGATTTAAAGAATCTTTTTGATGAACAAGGCGTAAATCGTATTTATACGCGTATTGGAATCGATTTTGGTGATGATGAAGACACTATATGGCATGACACAGGAGCTGGTGAGTGCAGTGAAGTCACTACTACGAGCTTACATACTAGCTTAGCCAGTAAGTTGCAATCGCAAGCTGAAAGCAATGGAATTGTAGTAGGTCATCACGTTTATCAATTAAAGTTGACACATGAGGATTATTTCAAGTATAAGAAATACAAAAAAGACGGTGTTGAAAAAGACTATATCTATGAAATACCCGATGAGGGATTTAGATACAAACAATACGATTTTAATTGGGAACGTTATCTTAAAAATCATCCGTTAATAACTACTGACGAAGAAGGGAATTTAATTCTTAGCGGAAACCCAAAACATAATAGTACACATATTAACACTTTCATACCTCAACTTGAAAAGAATGTTGAACAATACAAGCCTTACCTTAAATAG
- a CDS encoding DUF3800 domain-containing protein gives MKFEVYCDESGLEALTRKDAHLYTGIGGIWLPAENRDLLKKGLNEIKQKYNIKTELKWKKISPAHLDLYKEVIDFFFNAGYIRFRVILIEAGKVDNMRFNSEDAELGFYKFYYQLLKHWIFDFNDYAIFTDLKKNRNKGRLKELEHTLDRSNLTSDVTQVQGLPSEQSLGIQLADILTGLVVSKFNKKATSTAKLKLIEYIENKYLSKEIAPTSKWEEKFNVFKINLQGGW, from the coding sequence ATGAAGTTCGAAGTATATTGTGACGAAAGTGGTCTTGAAGCCCTTACACGCAAAGATGCACACCTGTACACGGGCATCGGAGGTATCTGGTTGCCTGCCGAAAATCGGGATTTGCTTAAAAAAGGGCTGAATGAGATTAAACAAAAGTACAACATCAAAACCGAGTTGAAGTGGAAGAAAATTTCTCCCGCTCATTTGGATTTGTACAAAGAGGTCATAGATTTCTTTTTCAATGCAGGTTACATTCGCTTTAGAGTGATATTGATTGAGGCGGGTAAAGTAGATAATATGCGTTTCAATAGCGAAGATGCAGAATTGGGCTTCTACAAATTCTATTACCAATTATTAAAACATTGGATTTTTGATTTTAATGATTACGCCATATTCACCGACCTTAAGAAAAACCGTAACAAAGGCAGACTCAAAGAGCTAGAACATACACTAGATCGTTCCAACCTGACCTCGGATGTTACGCAGGTGCAAGGCTTACCTTCCGAGCAGTCTTTGGGTATTCAGCTGGCAGATATCCTTACAGGTTTGGTGGTATCCAAATTCAATAAAAAAGCGACTAGTACAGCAAAGCTGAAGTTAATAGAATACATCGAAAATAAATATTTGTCGAAAGAAATTGCGCCAACGTCCAAGTGGGAAGAAAAATTTAATGTATTTAAAATCAATCTTCAAGGAGGATGGTAG
- a CDS encoding XRE family transcriptional regulator yields the protein METKAIFAERFKSARLMNGFSLQDLADALGGTLSRQALHRYEKGEVIPDAEKINMLSKALNISPDYFFRTTKVEFSDIEYRISSKVSPKDKAIINETTKEYLSRYLELEEIIGLPHSFDNPLKDFGKVTTYERVNQAANLLREKWSLGNGPIFNIVELLEDKNIKVVKLNVDEDFDGLQTFVNGYIPVVAYNERKANKPDRIRFTLLHELAHLLLDLGDVTDKQKETLCHQFAGAMLLPEETIIAELGKHRTKLSTLELGNIKKQYGISMQAIVMRAKVCGIINENYTKQFFFLIRQQNWKVDEPVEYQGIEESNRFEQLLFRALIEDQISMSKAASLSNQSLAEFKKQHQPMF from the coding sequence ATGGAAACAAAAGCAATATTTGCGGAAAGATTTAAGTCAGCCCGTCTTATGAATGGTTTCTCATTGCAGGATTTGGCTGATGCTTTAGGCGGAACTTTATCTCGTCAGGCGTTGCATCGTTACGAAAAAGGTGAAGTGATTCCCGATGCAGAAAAAATTAATATGCTAAGCAAAGCTCTTAATATTAGCCCTGATTATTTTTTCAGAACAACTAAAGTGGAGTTCAGTGATATTGAATATCGGATTTCAAGTAAGGTATCACCAAAAGACAAAGCTATTATTAACGAAACTACCAAAGAGTATCTTTCACGCTATTTAGAATTAGAAGAAATCATTGGACTTCCTCATAGTTTTGATAATCCTTTAAAAGACTTTGGAAAGGTTACTACTTATGAGCGGGTAAATCAAGCTGCAAATCTTTTGAGAGAAAAATGGTCATTAGGTAATGGTCCAATATTCAACATCGTTGAACTTTTAGAAGATAAGAATATAAAAGTAGTAAAGCTGAATGTCGATGAGGATTTTGACGGTTTACAAACTTTTGTAAATGGTTATATCCCGGTTGTAGCTTACAATGAAAGAAAAGCCAATAAGCCAGATAGAATACGTTTTACATTGCTTCACGAGTTGGCTCATTTACTTTTAGATTTGGGTGATGTGACTGATAAACAAAAAGAAACTTTATGTCATCAGTTTGCAGGTGCAATGCTACTTCCTGAAGAAACCATTATAGCAGAATTAGGAAAACATCGTACTAAGCTTTCAACTTTAGAATTGGGTAATATTAAAAAACAGTACGGTATCTCAATGCAAGCAATTGTAATGAGAGCAAAAGTTTGTGGGATTATTAATGAAAATTATACTAAACAATTCTTCTTCTTAATTAGACAACAAAATTGGAAAGTTGACGAACCTGTAGAATATCAAGGGATTGAAGAGAGTAATCGCTTTGAACAATTATTATTTAGAGCTTTGATTGAAGACCAGATTTCAATGTCAAAAGCAGCTTCATTATCTAATCAATCTTTGGCTGAATTTAAAAAACAACATCAACCGATGTTTTAA
- a CDS encoding DUF2188 domain-containing protein, protein MKKNQHVVPNGDKWAVKGAGNEKNTRVVDTQKEAINIAREIAKNQKSELVIHRPDGRIRDKDSFGNDPRNIKG, encoded by the coding sequence ATGAAAAAAAATCAACATGTAGTGCCTAACGGGGACAAATGGGCTGTAAAAGGAGCCGGAAACGAAAAAAATACACGCGTTGTAGATACGCAAAAAGAAGCTATCAACATAGCCCGTGAAATTGCTAAAAATCAGAAATCCGAATTAGTAATCCATAGACCTGACGGCAGAATACGTGATAAGGATAGTTTTGGAAATGATCCACGTAATATAAAAGGGTAA
- a CDS encoding YegP family protein, producing the protein MGKYQIKRTSNGQFRWTLKATNGETLITSETYVSKQGCLDGVASSKVCVADKNFDKKTSTSGQPYFNQLANNYQVLGTSEMYSSTSARDNGIDSVKRNAPTATIEDLT; encoded by the coding sequence ATGGGCAAGTACCAAATTAAAAGAACCAGTAATGGTCAATTTCGCTGGACATTGAAAGCGACAAATGGAGAAACACTTATAACAAGTGAAACTTATGTAAGTAAACAAGGTTGCCTTGATGGTGTGGCAAGTAGTAAGGTTTGTGTAGCCGACAAAAACTTTGATAAGAAAACATCCACTTCAGGACAGCCGTACTTTAATCAGTTAGCGAACAACTATCAGGTTTTAGGAACAAGCGAAATGTATTCCTCTACTTCTGCAAGAGATAACGGTATTGATAGCGTAAAACGTAACGCTCCAACTGCAACAATTGAAGACTTAACTTAA